The following are encoded in a window of Spea bombifrons isolate aSpeBom1 chromosome 2, aSpeBom1.2.pri, whole genome shotgun sequence genomic DNA:
- the CREBZF gene encoding CREB/ATF bZIP transcription factor: MRHRLKDRAKITASPPSRRRTTVRSGRRRDKKASSAEWPEVDGVSVIKREESPQADAGGCTEWRGQGYEGSFQSVADLDELLDIEEASDWGEEGDRSQSEDSPFADLLQQLVGCVDMDTTEINSRPFRNAASSSVSANMAHANEMAAPYTKKMAAAGSPTVSSRKSARYEGNKNALAARLNRLRKKEYVSGLESRVTRLADENQQLQRERQALGARVRELEHEARYLRAVLANDSALSQLLGRLTGFGGVRLTTSLFRDPPEFGDHDYALPGVKGNQEDEEEEAPSSGVCLHVDKERVSVEFCASCSQNASSANKIFSFR; this comes from the exons ATGCGGCACCGGCTCAAAGACCGCGCTAAAATCACCGCCTCCCCACCCTCCCGCCGCCGTACAACGGTTCGCTCCGGCCGTAGACGCGACAAAAAGGCCTCCAGCGCAGAATGGCCCGAAGTGGACGGCGTTTCAGTCATAAAACGCGAAGAAAGCCCCCAGGCAGACGCTGGTGGCTGTACGGAGTGGCGCGGCCAGGGATATGAAGGGAGTTTCCAGTCAGTCGCGGACCTCGATGAACTGCTAGATATAGAGGAGGCCTCGGACTGGGGGGAAGAGGGCGACCGCTCCCAGTCTGAGGATTCGCCGTTTGCTGACCTCCTGCAACAGCTGGTAGGCTGTGTGGATATGGACACCACCGAGATTAATAGCCGGCCTTTTCGCAACGCGGCCTCTTCGTCTGTTTCGGCTAATATGGCTCACGCCAATGAAATGGCTGCCCCATACACCAAAAAGATGGCGGCTGCAGGCTCCCCTACCGTGTCATCACGGAAGAGCGCCCGTTATGAGGGAAACAAGAACGCGCTTGCTGCGCGCCTCAATCGCCTGCGCAAGAAGGAGTACGTGAGTGGACTGGAGAGCCGGGTCACGCGCCTGGCCGACGAGAACCAGCAGCTTCAGAGAGAGCGGCAGGCCCTGGGAGCGCGCGTCCGAGAACTTGAGCACGAGGCGCGCTACCTGCGGGCGGTCCTGGCCAATGACAGCGCCCTGTCTCAGCTGCTGGGGAGACTGACAGGATTTGGCGGGGTCCGACTCACTACGTCACTTTTCCGCGACCCTCCAGAATTTGGAGACCACGATTATGCTTTACCGGGCGTAAAGGGGAATCAAGAAGACGAGGAGGAAGAGGCGCCGTCCAGCGGAGTGTGTCTGCATGTGGACAAGGAGAGGGTGTCGGTGGAGTTCTGCGCGTCCTGTTCCCAGAATGCTTCTTCTGCAAACAAAAT TTTCTCTTTTAGGTGA
- the LOC128474293 gene encoding transmembrane protein 126A-like: MSPSEEDNALVNSPAEKEKTFSKQDIVKLLADRFARLPENERKLFSYGSVYLGINGAFAGLIANSLFRRILNISQARFTSSLPMAILPFLTTVVTYNSTVSQPLLHGDLNCSVCTMIRGGLVGSIAGGFYPILLALPINGGLAARYQTAPLPEKGNIVRFWTTVTQPVVKKMAFALILQAMFGVYISSRHFVLYEKMLQLPSDTADSELSQ; this comes from the exons ATGTCGCCGTCGGAGGAGGACAACGCTTTAGTGAACTCGCCCgcggaaaaagaaaaaaccttttcGAAACAAGACATCGTGAAGCTCCTGGCCGATCGGTTTGCTCGCCTTCCTGAGAATGAACG CAAGCTGTTTTCATACGGATCGGTCTACCTCGGGATCAACGGAGCGTTTGCCGGGCTCATCGCGAACAGCTTGTTTAGACGAATTCTGAACATCTCTCAGGCTCGCTTTACATCCAGTCTTCCGATGGCCATCCTTCCCTTCTTGACTACCGTGGTCACCTACAACAGCACCGTATCCCAGCCTCTCCTTCACG GTGATCTGAACTGTTCAGTCTGCACCATGATTCGGGGAGGATTAGTTGGATCCATTGCTGGCGGCTTTTATCCAATTCTCTTAGCTTTGCCCATCAACGGAGGACTGGCCGCCCG CTACCAGACAGCGCCTCTGCCGGAGAAAGGGAATATCGTGCGCTTCTGGACTACAGTCACACAGCCGGTCGTTAAGAAAATGGCCTTCGCCCTCATCCTTCAAGCAATGTTTGGGGTTTATATCAGCTCTCGGCATTTCGTACTGTATGAAAAAATGCTTCAGCTGCCTTCGGATACGGCGGATAGCGAACTGTCCCAATAA